One Edaphobacter flagellatus genomic region harbors:
- a CDS encoding biotin transporter BioY: MQSTFSAPQGLAQSSTRSFAESLPGRAVLIVAATVFIAVCAHITVPLPFTPVPLTMQDFAVLLVGLALGPVSGFAALALYLAEGAAGMPVFTPQGLGGVAQLMGPTGGFLLAFPFVAAIAGWGARSLKLNNRFARAAVACALASIVLFGFGATWLAQYRHLAPISVMNMAVTPFIPGNLVKIAAAAGIFSAIDRWRRN; the protein is encoded by the coding sequence ATGCAATCCACCTTCTCTGCCCCTCAGGGTCTGGCGCAAAGCTCCACACGCTCGTTTGCGGAGTCTCTGCCTGGGCGCGCCGTACTGATCGTTGCCGCAACGGTCTTTATCGCTGTCTGCGCACACATCACCGTGCCGCTTCCCTTCACGCCTGTGCCGCTGACGATGCAGGACTTCGCCGTTCTGCTGGTGGGTCTGGCGCTTGGACCGGTCAGCGGATTTGCAGCGCTGGCACTCTATCTGGCTGAAGGAGCGGCTGGAATGCCGGTCTTTACGCCACAGGGTCTGGGTGGCGTCGCTCAACTGATGGGGCCGACCGGAGGCTTTCTGCTTGCCTTCCCGTTCGTGGCAGCCATTGCCGGATGGGGTGCGCGGTCCTTGAAGCTCAATAACCGCTTCGCCCGTGCCGCCGTAGCCTGCGCATTGGCAAGCATCGTCCTGTTTGGCTTTGGCGCAACGTGGCTGGCACAGTATCGCCATCTGGCACCGATCTCCGTGATGAACATGGCCGTCACGCCATTTATCCCCGGCAACCTGGTCAAGATTGCTGCCGCGGCGGGAATCTTCAGCGCCATCGATCGCTGGCGTCGCAACTAG
- a CDS encoding ABC transporter ATP-binding protein: MAEDLLTDDKTKLENAAPGEPVVVFENVSIAFDLKPVLIDVSFNVQPGETRIILGPAGGGKSVLMKLANGLMAPDSGSIQVFGEEITTMRERDLYKLRARIGMVFQESALFDSLSVEDNVAYRLYEEHVPEKEAHERVVEALKFVELEQAINKFPPELSGGMRRRVSIARAIVSRPDLILYDSPTGGLDPITSTTIIELVMKQRDVNHTTSLVITHRLQDAFTLAMNRFDPKTNTMERIPNNGIDESTKFLVLNEGKVVFDGTTRELVSSTDPWLKQYLS; encoded by the coding sequence ATGGCCGAGGATCTTTTGACGGACGACAAAACGAAACTGGAGAACGCGGCCCCGGGAGAGCCGGTCGTGGTCTTCGAAAACGTGTCGATTGCGTTTGACCTGAAGCCGGTCCTGATCGACGTTTCCTTCAACGTCCAGCCGGGCGAGACGCGCATCATTCTGGGGCCTGCCGGTGGCGGTAAATCCGTATTGATGAAGCTGGCAAACGGACTGATGGCTCCGGATTCGGGTTCGATACAAGTCTTCGGCGAAGAGATTACGACGATGCGCGAGCGCGATCTCTACAAGCTGCGCGCCAGAATCGGCATGGTCTTTCAGGAGTCGGCGCTGTTCGATTCCCTCTCCGTTGAGGACAATGTCGCGTATCGCCTGTACGAAGAACATGTGCCAGAGAAAGAGGCGCACGAGCGTGTCGTGGAGGCTCTGAAGTTCGTCGAGCTGGAGCAGGCAATCAACAAATTCCCGCCAGAGCTTTCAGGCGGTATGCGGCGGCGTGTCTCAATTGCACGTGCAATCGTCTCAAGGCCCGACCTGATTCTTTACGATTCGCCCACGGGCGGGCTTGACCCCATCACCTCAACGACGATCATCGAGCTGGTCATGAAGCAGCGCGACGTAAACCATACGACATCGCTGGTCATCACGCATCGCTTACAGGACGCGTTTACGTTGGCGATGAATCGGTTCGATCCGAAGACAAACACGATGGAGCGCATCCCCAACAATGGCATCGACGAAAGCACAAAGTTTCTGGTACTGAACGAGGGTAAGGTCGTCTTCGACGGGACGACACGGGAACTGGTGAGCAGCACCGATCCGTGGCTGAAGCAATATCTTTCCTGA
- a CDS encoding menaquinone biosynthesis family protein yields MNAAQTATQEISIAHSPDSDDAFMFYGLATNKVRVPGYKFTHVLTDIETLNHKAINEAFYDVTAISFHAYPYLQDNYTLMACGGSVGEGYGPMVVANPKVTLADVKKKRIAVPGTLTTAFLALKLYYPDFETTVVPFDKIIPAVTSGEFDAGLIIHEGQLTYANDGLVKLIDLGQWWREQTGLPLPLGGNAIRRSLGQETMLMATNALRDSIQHALDHREEALAYAMQFARDLDTTLANRFVGMYVNERTLNYGDDGREAIRKLLDMGYERGIIPHRANVDFVG; encoded by the coding sequence ATGAATGCCGCACAAACAGCAACACAAGAAATTAGCATTGCTCACAGCCCTGACTCCGATGATGCATTTATGTTTTACGGGCTGGCGACGAACAAGGTCCGCGTTCCTGGCTACAAGTTCACCCACGTGCTGACGGACATCGAAACGCTGAACCATAAGGCCATCAACGAGGCCTTCTACGATGTCACAGCGATCTCCTTCCATGCCTATCCGTATCTGCAGGACAACTACACACTGATGGCCTGCGGTGGCAGTGTAGGCGAAGGCTATGGCCCGATGGTGGTCGCCAATCCGAAGGTGACTCTAGCTGACGTCAAGAAGAAGCGGATCGCCGTTCCGGGTACGCTGACGACTGCCTTCCTCGCCCTGAAGCTGTACTACCCCGATTTCGAGACGACGGTTGTCCCCTTCGACAAGATCATTCCAGCAGTCACCTCCGGGGAGTTTGATGCTGGCCTGATCATTCACGAGGGCCAGCTCACCTATGCGAACGATGGCCTGGTCAAGCTGATCGACCTTGGGCAGTGGTGGCGCGAGCAGACCGGCCTGCCGTTGCCTCTCGGCGGCAATGCGATTCGTCGCTCGCTAGGCCAGGAGACGATGCTGATGGCCACGAATGCTCTTCGCGACAGCATCCAGCACGCGCTGGATCATCGCGAAGAAGCGCTGGCGTATGCGATGCAATTTGCACGCGACCTCGACACAACGCTGGCCAATCGCTTTGTAGGCATGTACGTGAACGAGCGGACGCTGAACTACGGCGACGATGGGCGCGAGGCCATTCGCAAGCTGCTCGACATGGGCTATGAGCGCGGCATTATTCCTCATCGCGCGAATGTGGATTTCGTTGGCTAA
- a CDS encoding flavin reductase family protein has protein sequence MKFDMEKATHREIYNLLIGLVAPRPIALITSIDEAGIINAAPFSAYNYLCTDPPIVGIGVTDRPTERFVPKDTARNIRRTGEFVINVVTEDIAQQMNICATDFPAGVSELDMANLETAPSAVVKVPRIAQAHAALECREYTTMEIGRSRIILGRVVSMYIEDQYVDPAGPYIRAEELHAIGRMNGLGNYVRTRDSFMNIPRIPYEQWKKEHS, from the coding sequence ATGAAGTTCGACATGGAAAAGGCCACGCACCGGGAGATTTATAACCTGCTTATCGGGCTGGTGGCTCCACGGCCCATTGCGCTCATTACCAGCATCGATGAAGCAGGCATTATCAACGCTGCTCCCTTTAGTGCATACAACTATCTCTGCACAGATCCTCCGATTGTGGGCATCGGCGTTACCGACCGCCCCACGGAGCGGTTCGTCCCCAAAGATACCGCGCGCAATATTCGACGCACCGGGGAATTCGTTATCAACGTAGTCACCGAGGATATCGCTCAGCAGATGAACATCTGCGCCACCGACTTTCCTGCCGGAGTCTCCGAGCTGGATATGGCGAATCTGGAAACGGCTCCCTCAGCCGTCGTGAAAGTGCCTCGTATCGCCCAGGCCCACGCAGCGCTCGAATGCCGCGAGTACACCACGATGGAGATCGGCCGCTCGCGCATCATCCTCGGCCGTGTCGTCTCGATGTATATCGAAGACCAGTACGTTGATCCCGCCGGTCCCTATATTCGTGCCGAAGAGTTACACGCTATCGGTCGTATGAATGGGCTGGGCAATTATGTGCGCACGCGCGACAGCTTCATGAACATCCCGCGCATCCCTTACGAGCAGTGGAAAAAGGAGCACAGCTAG
- a CDS encoding FtsB family cell division protein — MMAASGKSGAGVRNPSRVVRFYHQALSNWRKGVTVAAAALAIALGYHVVFGQNGLTAYEQKRHDTRQLDEQLKSLQHENELLKGHVDRLQNDPNAIEHQAREELHYTRPGEVIYTLPASAPAPAKDTTAKK; from the coding sequence ATGATGGCTGCTTCAGGTAAATCCGGCGCTGGCGTGAGAAATCCTTCTCGTGTTGTGCGTTTTTATCACCAGGCTCTCTCCAATTGGAGGAAGGGAGTAACCGTAGCTGCAGCCGCTCTTGCCATCGCGCTTGGCTATCACGTGGTCTTCGGCCAGAATGGCCTGACCGCTTACGAGCAGAAGCGTCACGATACCCGGCAGCTCGATGAGCAGCTCAAGAGCCTCCAGCACGAAAATGAACTACTCAAGGGGCATGTCGATCGCCTGCAGAACGACCCCAATGCCATTGAGCATCAGGCTCGCGAGGAGCTTCACTACACCCGGCCTGGCGAGGTTATCTACACCCTGCCTGCGTCCGCTCCCGCTCCAGCCAAAGACACGACGGCCAAGAAGTAA
- a CDS encoding response regulator transcription factor yields the protein MNRIILADNQAIFRAGAARILVLEEDMRIVAQCEDLNRLWTALDANRGAAVLVASTLRPDLQQLAERIRTGGHRLVLIVENSEQVADASALLAEGIVSRSVPATDLVDCIRRVSRGQRYQQRTNVTAIHSGDAVGARVRDRLTPKEMQIVALIVQGCKNKEIAAQLGTKEQVIKNYLRGIYDKTGVSDRLELALFTIHHRVLAEAAAKAGTLIEMKTA from the coding sequence ATGAACCGCATTATTCTCGCCGATAATCAGGCGATCTTCCGAGCTGGCGCTGCCCGTATTCTGGTTCTTGAAGAAGACATGCGCATTGTTGCGCAATGCGAGGATCTCAACCGCCTATGGACCGCTCTGGATGCTAATCGTGGGGCGGCCGTTCTGGTGGCGTCGACTCTTCGTCCGGATTTGCAGCAGCTCGCTGAACGCATTCGGACCGGAGGACATCGCCTCGTTCTGATTGTCGAGAATTCCGAACAGGTTGCCGACGCTTCTGCACTTCTGGCGGAGGGCATCGTCAGCCGCAGTGTGCCTGCCACGGACCTGGTGGATTGCATCCGTCGCGTCTCCCGGGGACAACGCTATCAGCAACGCACCAATGTGACTGCGATCCACTCCGGCGATGCCGTGGGGGCGCGCGTACGCGACCGGCTTACTCCGAAAGAGATGCAGATCGTAGCTCTCATTGTGCAGGGCTGCAAGAACAAGGAGATCGCCGCTCAGCTTGGCACCAAGGAGCAGGTCATCAAAAACTACCTGCGCGGCATCTATGACAAGACAGGCGTCTCCGACCGCCTTGAGCTTGCTCTCTTCACCATTCATCATCGCGTTCTAGCCGAGGCTGCCGCCAAGGCCGGCACGCTGATTGAGATGAAGACCGCCTGA
- a CDS encoding M20/M25/M40 family metallo-hydrolase produces the protein MPSVFFAQQKAAPEAKLDFQAVGAPLKADHVVPQIAAALKLVSSEHIKANITHLVEFHNRSTLSSTETDLKPGTGVFAAADWIKSQFESYGKECGGCLEVFLDESIEQPQPGLNNGPPRIVKPTPLRNVVAVMKGTDPTAAKRMYLVTGHYDTRETDVMNTHDFAPGANDDSSGTAVSMEAARVLSRFKFPGTIVFVAVAGEEQGLNGSRHLAERARKEGWQLEGVLNNDIVGGDTTPGDRLQSKQRIRVFSQGILPSAPLEQIRQTLSLGAESETPSRQLAREVLAVGRTYFAGSFRPVMELRLDRFLRGGDHRSFSEVGFAAVRFTEWRENFDHQHQHVRTENGKEYGDLLKFDDFSYIAQVARLNIATLGTLADSPGTPQRVRVATSNLDNDTILKWDVPTSYAQPVTYQIVWRETAMNDWQYFVDAKQFPGGEPNSVRLPVSKDNVFFGVRACSSSGACSQAVAPIPSRN, from the coding sequence TTGCCTTCTGTATTCTTTGCTCAGCAGAAGGCTGCTCCTGAGGCGAAGCTGGACTTTCAGGCGGTTGGAGCTCCGCTGAAGGCGGACCATGTTGTCCCCCAGATTGCAGCTGCCCTGAAGCTTGTCTCATCGGAGCACATCAAGGCGAATATCACGCATCTGGTCGAGTTTCATAATCGCTCGACGCTCTCTTCCACGGAAACGGATCTGAAACCGGGAACAGGTGTCTTCGCTGCCGCCGACTGGATCAAATCGCAGTTCGAAAGCTATGGCAAGGAGTGCGGAGGATGCCTGGAGGTGTTCTTGGACGAGTCCATCGAGCAGCCACAGCCGGGGCTGAATAACGGCCCTCCACGCATCGTCAAACCGACTCCGCTGCGGAATGTTGTTGCGGTCATGAAGGGAACCGATCCCACTGCTGCGAAGCGCATGTATCTGGTAACTGGTCACTATGACACGCGCGAGACCGACGTTATGAATACGCATGACTTTGCGCCCGGGGCGAACGACGACTCCAGCGGTACCGCCGTTTCTATGGAAGCCGCACGCGTTCTGAGCCGATTCAAATTTCCTGGCACGATCGTTTTTGTTGCGGTTGCGGGAGAAGAGCAGGGGTTGAATGGATCGCGTCACCTTGCCGAGCGTGCCCGCAAGGAAGGCTGGCAGCTGGAAGGTGTTCTTAACAACGATATCGTTGGTGGCGATACGACTCCTGGTGATCGGCTTCAGTCGAAGCAACGCATTCGCGTCTTCTCGCAGGGGATTCTGCCTTCGGCTCCCCTGGAACAGATTCGCCAGACGCTCAGTCTCGGTGCAGAAAGTGAGACTCCGTCGCGTCAGCTGGCCCGCGAGGTGCTCGCTGTCGGGCGAACGTACTTCGCCGGTAGCTTTCGGCCTGTGATGGAGCTTCGTCTCGACCGCTTTCTGCGTGGCGGAGACCATCGTTCGTTCAGCGAAGTGGGATTTGCCGCAGTACGCTTTACCGAGTGGCGCGAGAACTTCGATCATCAGCACCAGCACGTTCGCACGGAGAATGGAAAGGAGTACGGAGATCTGCTGAAGTTCGATGACTTCAGCTACATTGCGCAGGTGGCGCGACTGAATATTGCCACACTGGGTACGCTGGCGGACTCTCCTGGTACTCCGCAACGCGTTAGGGTAGCGACTTCCAATCTGGACAACGACACGATCCTCAAATGGGATGTGCCGACGAGTTATGCGCAGCCCGTCACGTATCAAATCGTATGGCGTGAGACGGCCATGAATGATTGGCAGTATTTTGTGGACGCTAAACAGTTTCCGGGAGGAGAACCGAACAGTGTGCGTCTGCCGGTGTCAAAAGACAACGTCTTCTTTGGTGTGCGTGCGTGCAGTTCTTCCGGGGCTTGCAGTCAGGCTGTAGCTCCGATTCCAAGCCGTAACTAG
- the pruA gene encoding L-glutamate gamma-semialdehyde dehydrogenase, with protein MATADIAPPTLLRTAETPFANEPFVDFSTAENKRAMEDALAKVESMLGQEYDNVVGGKRLRTASKIISVNPARPKQVIGIHQRAEADLAEQAVEAALAAFPAWSKTSASDRAALLFRAADLIRERKFEFLAWLTLEVGKNWAEADADVGETIDFLEFYGRQALKLDAAKTPIQFPGERNQLRYLPLGVGAVIPPWNFPFAIMAGMTAAAIVCGNTVILKPSVDAPTIAARFFALLEEVGLPDGVVNLCQGEGPEFGSAVVAHPQTRFIAFTGSKAVGLEIHESAAKTQPGQIFIKRTILEMGGKDSIIVDEDANLDAAIEGVVASAFGFNGQKCSACSRAIVDERIYDIFCERLQARVAEIKTGDPAKNIYTGPVISPKSYNKVLSYIEIGRKEGRLLNGGSAIQTEEGGYYIQPTVFADVSPTARIAQEEIFGPVLAIIKSKNFDDALSIANNTEYGLTGALYSTSREKLDRAREEFHVGNLYFNRKCTGAMVGAHPFGGFNMSGTDSKAGGADYLLLFTQAKSIAEKLS; from the coding sequence ATGGCTACCGCTGATATCGCCCCTCCTACCCTTCTCCGTACCGCAGAGACACCGTTTGCCAATGAGCCCTTTGTCGACTTTTCCACAGCCGAAAACAAGCGGGCCATGGAAGACGCGCTGGCCAAGGTCGAAAGTATGTTGGGGCAGGAGTACGACAACGTCGTTGGTGGCAAAAGGCTGAGAACAGCGAGCAAGATTATCTCGGTGAATCCAGCCCGCCCGAAGCAGGTGATCGGCATTCACCAGCGGGCCGAAGCCGACCTGGCCGAACAGGCAGTCGAAGCTGCGCTGGCAGCATTTCCGGCATGGAGCAAAACGTCTGCATCCGACCGCGCCGCTCTACTGTTTCGCGCAGCCGACCTGATTCGTGAGAGAAAGTTTGAGTTCCTGGCGTGGCTGACATTGGAGGTTGGCAAGAACTGGGCCGAGGCAGATGCCGATGTGGGCGAGACGATCGACTTTCTGGAGTTCTATGGGCGTCAGGCGCTGAAGCTGGATGCCGCGAAGACACCGATCCAGTTCCCCGGGGAGCGCAACCAGCTTCGCTATCTTCCTTTGGGCGTGGGTGCAGTGATTCCACCGTGGAACTTCCCCTTCGCCATCATGGCTGGCATGACGGCAGCAGCGATCGTGTGTGGCAATACGGTCATTCTCAAGCCTTCCGTCGATGCACCGACGATTGCTGCGAGATTCTTTGCCCTGCTGGAGGAAGTTGGGCTGCCGGATGGCGTTGTCAATCTGTGTCAGGGTGAAGGGCCGGAATTCGGCTCAGCCGTTGTCGCACATCCACAGACGCGGTTTATCGCCTTTACGGGGTCGAAGGCCGTGGGGCTGGAGATTCACGAAAGCGCGGCGAAGACGCAACCAGGACAAATCTTCATCAAACGCACGATCCTCGAGATGGGTGGTAAGGATTCGATCATCGTGGATGAGGATGCAAATCTCGATGCCGCCATCGAGGGAGTGGTAGCGAGCGCATTCGGTTTCAACGGCCAGAAGTGCTCGGCCTGCTCGAGGGCGATTGTCGATGAGCGCATCTACGACATCTTCTGCGAGCGGCTACAAGCGCGTGTCGCCGAAATCAAAACCGGCGATCCGGCGAAAAACATCTATACCGGCCCAGTGATCAGCCCGAAGTCGTACAACAAGGTTCTGAGCTACATCGAAATCGGAAGGAAGGAAGGCCGCTTGCTGAATGGTGGCAGTGCCATCCAGACGGAGGAAGGTGGCTACTATATCCAGCCGACTGTTTTTGCCGATGTAAGCCCAACAGCCCGGATTGCGCAGGAGGAGATTTTTGGCCCGGTACTGGCGATCATCAAGTCGAAGAACTTCGACGACGCGCTGTCGATTGCCAACAACACCGAATATGGTCTGACAGGCGCTCTCTACTCCACCTCACGCGAGAAGCTGGATCGTGCACGCGAAGAGTTCCACGTAGGCAATCTGTACTTCAACCGTAAGTGCACCGGAGCCATGGTCGGCGCGCATCCCTTCGGCGGCTTTAACATGAGCGGCACCGACTCAAAGGCGGGCGGCGCCGATTACCTGCTGTTGTTTACACAGGCAAAAAGCATCGCCGAGAAGCTCAGCTGA